A region from the Manihot esculenta cultivar AM560-2 chromosome 13, M.esculenta_v8, whole genome shotgun sequence genome encodes:
- the LOC122721609 gene encoding zinc finger protein 652-A-like, with protein sequence MRTTKTTKTMMTDEGGEDDEDDEVQVLQSSRGPPVQSADDDEDDDEDDDGEGGDDDDDGEGGDDDDDDDDDEEENDDEGEDGEEEVIYVQIYIIFCIYFISLIWDWVAFSVGAGDMGPTSSSGVSNMQDLRCYSASYASSVYPTQSQAQTQVGNNDVRFKKGKSASGSVSKSWSFNDPELQRKKRVASYKVYSVEGKVKGSFRKSFRWLKDR encoded by the coding sequence GATGAGGGGGGCGAGGACGACGAAGACGACGAGGTTCAGGTCTTACAATCCTCCAGAGGGCCACCGGTTCAGTCGGCGGACGACGACGAGGACGACGATGAAGATGACGATGGTGAAGGCGGAGACGACGATGACGATGGTGAAGGCGGAGATGACGATGACGATGACGACGACGACGAGGAGGAAAACGATGACGAGGGTGAAGACGGTGAAGAAGAGGTAATATATGtccaaatttatataattttctgcATATACTTCATTTCTCTCATCTGGGACTGGGTTGCGTTCTCTGTTGGTGCCGGAGATATGGGTCCCACTTCATCGTCCGGTGTCAGTAACATGCAAGATCTCAGATGTTATAGCGCCTCCTATGCATCCTCCGTCTACCCAACACAATCCCAAGCCCAAACCCAGGTCGGCAACAATGATGTTCGGTTCAAAAAGGGCAAGTCTGCAAGTGGGTCTGTTTCTAAGAGCTGGAGTTTCAATGATCCGGAGCTGCAACGAAAGAAGCGAGTCGCTAGCTATAAGGTTTACAGTGTAGAAGGGAAAGTTAAAGGCTCTTTCAGAAAGAGTTTCAGGTGGCTCAAGGACAGGTGA